The sequence below is a genomic window from Vicinamibacteria bacterium.
ATCGGAATCCTGCAGCCCGCGCTGACCGCGGAGGGCGACGTCCTGGTGAGCCAGGTCGACGTGACGGCGGCTCCGCTCGGCACCCGCCGCCTCGCGGTCGAGCAACGATCCGACGGCTGGATCGCCGAGGAGCGTTGGACGTCGATCCGGCTGAAGCCCTCTTTCAGCCCCCTGGTCGTTCACGAGGGCCACGCCTACGGCTTCGACGGCCGCTTGCTCTCGTGCATCGACGTCGAGGACGGCGAGCGCAAGTGGAAGGGCGGACGCTACGGTAGCGGCCAGCTCCTGCTATTGCCCGATCAGGACCTGCTGCTGGTGGTGTCGGAGGACGGTGAGCTGGCGCTGGTCGCGGCGACCCCCGACCAGTTCACGGAGCTCGCCCGGATTCCGGCGATCGAGGGCAAGACCTGGAATCAGCCGGTGCTGGTCGGCGATGTACTGCTGGTTCGCAACGGCGAGGAGATGGCCGCGTTCCGGCTGTCCCTTCCGAGCACCTGACCGCGAGGGAAATGAAGGCCATCGTCCACACCAGCTTTGGCTCTCCCGACGTGCTCGAGTACGCGGAAGTTCAAAAGCCGACCGAGGGAGACGATGAAGTCCTGGTCAAAGTTCAGGCCGCATCGACGAATCCCGCGGACTGGCACACCATGAGAGCCGATCCGTTCTTCGTCCGCTTGATGGGCGATGGGCTTCTGAGGCCGAAGCACACGATACTCGGAATCGACATCGCGGGGAGAGTCGAAGCGGTCGGCAGAAACGTAAAGCAGTTTCAGGCGGGGGATGAAGTATTCGGGACTTGCAAGTGGGGTGGCTTCGCTGAATATGCCTGTGCCTCGGAAGATCGGTTGGTGACGAAGCCGGCCGGGATCACGTTCGAGCAAGCGGCGGCGGTACCGGTCGCCGCCATCACCGCGCTCCAGGGTCTTCGCGACCGCGGAAAGATTCGACCCGGTCAAAGGGTATTGATCAACGGGGCCTCGGGCGGCGTCGGGACCTTCGCGGTGCAGCTCGCCAAAGCGTTCGAGACCGAGGTCACCGGCGTGTGCAGCACGAGGAACGTCGACCTGGTGCGCTCTCTGGGAGCGGACCACGTCATGGATTACAGCCGGGAAGACGTCACCCAAAGCGGGCAGCGTTTTGACCTGATTCTCGACGCGGCGGCCTATCGTTCGGTGTCCCGTTACAAGCGCGCAATGAGCGCTGACGGGATCTATGTCATGGTGGGAGGCTCCGTCGGCCAGATATTCCATCTGATGTTTCTGGGGCCGTGGGCATCGACGACGACCAACAAGAAGATGAGCTTCATGATGGCGAAGATCACCAAGGAGGATTTGCTCTTCTTGAGGGAGCTTCTCGATTCAGGCAAAGTCAAGCCCGTGATTGATCGACGCTACCCGCTGAGCGAGGTCGCCGATGCTCTACGGTATCTCGAGGAAGGACATGCCCGAGGAAGAGTCGTCATAACCATGTGACGCCGCGACCTCGGCGGAGAATCTTCAGCCGCGGCCGCCATAGCTCGCGACCTTCAGGCCCGGCACGCGGTTGAAATGATTCCGGTTTCGGGTCGCGAGCGGGATGTCATACGCGAGAGCGGTCGCAGCGATCCAGAGGTCGTTCGTTCCGATCAGAAGGCCCTGATCCTTCAAGTATCGGTAGCTCTGGCCGTACTGCCAGGCGACGTCCTCATTGAAAGGCAAGATCCGAAAGGGCGACACGAAGTCCCGCCAGAGATCCCGCTCGGAGAGGGAGGCTCCCGCGGCGAGCTCTCCAGCGATCGTATAGGTGATATGGAGACTTGCGTTTTCGCGCGTCTCGAGGAACGCCTGTGCCGGACCCGACTCGCCGCGAGCCAGCTCACGTTCGAGATCGACGAGGAAAGTCGTCTCGAGAATTAACGCCTCGCCCACTTGTCCTCGGGAGTCTCGTCTGAGCGCTTGAGCTCGTCGATTCGGTCGAGCCCGTCACTCGTAAACGTCGGACCACGCTCCCGGCACGCGCGCAACCAATCTGCCGACCGCACCGTGTACTCGGGCCAGGTAGCGCGCAAAACCACGTCGCTAAAAGACTCGCCCTCGTACCGTTTCGCGGCTTTGAGGCGCTCGTAAGCCTCGAGCTTCAAGGAAATGGTTTTGGTTGCCATACACACATTATGCATGATACACAGGCATTGATCAAGATTTCGTGGTCCCCTGACTTCTTGGGAGACCTTACCTTCTCGACTTCGAGAGTCGCAGAAAGAGCTCGACGAAGCTCAGGTCAGCGCGATCTCAGGAGGAAATCGAGCACGGCTTCGTTGAATCGATCGGGGGCATCGAAGTTCAGCAGGTGGCCGGCGTCGCGCAAGACGATCATTTTGGCGTCACCGATGCGGGCCGCGAGCATATCGGCCGTGGCGCGGGTTTGCTCGGAGTCCTGGTCACCGACGAGGATGAGCGTCGGCACGCGAATCGACGAGAGCCGTTCTTCGGCAGGCGGATCCGCTGGGCGCCACAGGCGGACTAGCGCGAAGTCTGACTCGAACGCGTCGCCGTTGTCCAGGTAGATCGCCCGCACGCGTTCACGCACGGTATCGTTGGCGGCGGCGAGAACGGTACGGTTCGTCACGATAGCATCGACGAGGGAGGGGAGACCGATCTTTCGCGCCAGCTCCGAGACCGCCAGCGCGTCGCGAAGGTTGTCCTCCTTGTCACTGCTCACGCCGGGAGCCGCGAGGACGAGACCTCTTACCCTGGACGGATGGTCGAGCGCCAGGTCG
It includes:
- a CDS encoding NAD(P)-dependent alcohol dehydrogenase, which codes for MKAIVHTSFGSPDVLEYAEVQKPTEGDDEVLVKVQAASTNPADWHTMRADPFFVRLMGDGLLRPKHTILGIDIAGRVEAVGRNVKQFQAGDEVFGTCKWGGFAEYACASEDRLVTKPAGITFEQAAAVPVAAITALQGLRDRGKIRPGQRVLINGASGGVGTFAVQLAKAFETEVTGVCSTRNVDLVRSLGADHVMDYSREDVTQSGQRFDLILDAAAYRSVSRYKRAMSADGIYVMVGGSVGQIFHLMFLGPWASTTTNKKMSFMMAKITKEDLLFLRELLDSGKVKPVIDRRYPLSEVADALRYLEEGHARGRVVITM
- a CDS encoding type II toxin-antitoxin system VapC family toxin, yielding MGEALILETTFLVDLERELARGESGPAQAFLETRENASLHITYTIAGELAAGASLSERDLWRDFVSPFRILPFNEDVAWQYGQSYRYLKDQGLLIGTNDLWIAATALAYDIPLATRNRNHFNRVPGLKVASYGGRG
- a CDS encoding antitoxin VapB family protein; the encoded protein is MATKTISLKLEAYERLKAAKRYEGESFSDVVLRATWPEYTVRSADWLRACRERGPTFTSDGLDRIDELKRSDETPEDKWARR
- a CDS encoding alpha/beta fold hydrolase, producing the protein MTLATAQEILPTARTATVNGATLAYDITGEGPPIVLISGGGTLDRRMWDEQVAALAPDYTVLRYDVRGIGGSSRPDAPFSHSEDLNTLLQSLELEAAYIVGLSFGAGIAIDLALDHPSRVRGLVLAAPGVSSDKEDNLRDALAVSELARKIGLPSLVDAIVTNRTVLAAANDTVRERVRAIYLDNGDAFESDFALVRLWRPADPPAEERLSSIRVPTLILVGDQDSEQTRATADMLAARIGDAKMIVLRDAGHLLNFDAPDRFNEAVLDFLLRSR